In the Telopea speciosissima isolate NSW1024214 ecotype Mountain lineage chromosome 2, Tspe_v1, whole genome shotgun sequence genome, one interval contains:
- the LOC122652194 gene encoding arogenate dehydrogenase 2, chloroplastic-like, with protein MSSSSEALKIGIIGFGPFAQFLASTMVKQGHTLTATSRSDHSELSSHLGVNFFRDINTFLEVDNDVILLCTSIVSLSEVVKSIPFHLVKRKPTLFAEVLSVKTYPKDLLIQELPETMDLLCTHPMFGPESGREGWNGLPFVFEKVRIRDQDICSRFLQIFEQEGCRMVEITCEEHDKQAARSQFLTHTIGRILSEMDINSTSMDTKGFQTLLQLKENTMKDSFDLYSGLFIHNKLAQQELKNLELALQTVKQRLFDRMDEK; from the exons ATGTCTTCATCATCAGAAGCCCTAAAGATCGGTATAATAGGATTTGGTCCCTTTGCACAGTTCCTGGCAAGCACCATGGTGAAACAAGGACACACTCTAACTGCAACCTCACGATCCGATCATTCTGAGCTTTCCTCCCACTTGGGTGTTAATTTTTTCAG AGATATAAACACGTTCCTCGAAGTTGATAACGACGTCATCTTACTCTGCACATCCATCGTATCACTCTCTGAAGTGGTGAAATCAATACCTTTCCACCTCGTGAAGAGGAAGCCTACCCTCTTCGCTGAAGTCCTCTCTGTCAAAACCTATCCAAAGGATCTTCTCAT TCAGGAATTGCCAGAAACGATGGACTTGCTCTGCACACACCCGATGTTTGGGCCAGAGAGTGGGAGAGAAGGGTGGAATGGCCTACCGTTTGTATTCGAGAAGGTTCGAATCAGGGATCAAGATATCTGCTCCCGTTTTCTTCAGATTTTTGAACAAGAG GGTTGTAGAATGGTGGAAATCACTTGTGAAGAACATGATAAACAGGCTGCTCGAAGCCAATTTCTTACCCATACCATTGGAAG GATTTTGTCTGAAATGGATATCAATTCTACATCAATGGATACCAAAGGTTTCCAGACACTGCTTCAATTG AAAGAAAATACCATGAAAGATAGTTTCGATTTATACAGTGGGCTATTCATCCATAATAAGTTGGCTCAACAAGAG CTGAAGAACCTGGAACTAGCATTACAGACTGTCAAACAGCGGCTATTTGATAGGATGGATGAAAAGTAG